From Saprospira grandis, a single genomic window includes:
- a CDS encoding replication initiation protein has product MERKNERQGSSTVREANELIEASYRFSVWEDRIFLLTLSQIQAEDDDFKIYKIYVKDLAREYGLATKSVYENIREAVSSLQRKTISIPFRFDEGPGKLTTSFFTSFGELDQSDFSHILVELHPKLKPYLLQLKERFTQYNISFLVRMQSHYSKRIYKLLKQYHPLSKRRISIQQLKQILQIEPEEYSRYFDFKRRVILKAQEDLAEYTDLKFEFEEERKGRKVQAILFTIATNEKNEIESSPAPKSKSPKKLQAAPSQGKLSAEAKKLFEQVEHWGLSQQDFEKYLKQKTQEEFQTCIDLTLQNEKVKNRVAYLVSLLKKENLKAVKKLDSSGKPKVLKNSFHEEFKKLEKEHQQQVSQCRAHYHRLAQAEIQRQLQDGPSIERFISQFRAQNSWMPLNLQAFRQEFAESRMFQGRVYNLFRLVLPKLPELEQKRELKIKTMEKEFWALVRKLRNA; this is encoded by the coding sequence ATGGAACGAAAAAACGAAAGACAGGGTTCCTCAACAGTTAGAGAAGCCAACGAGCTGATTGAAGCCAGCTACAGATTTTCGGTCTGGGAGGATCGGATTTTTTTGCTCACCCTCTCGCAGATTCAAGCCGAGGATGACGACTTCAAAATTTACAAAATTTACGTCAAGGATTTGGCCCGAGAATATGGGCTGGCCACCAAAAGCGTCTACGAGAATATTCGGGAGGCCGTCTCTTCCCTGCAGCGCAAAACCATCAGCATCCCTTTTCGCTTTGACGAGGGGCCCGGAAAACTGACCACCAGCTTTTTCACTTCCTTCGGCGAATTGGACCAATCGGATTTTAGCCACATCCTGGTGGAGCTGCACCCCAAGCTCAAGCCCTACCTGCTGCAGCTCAAGGAGCGATTCACCCAGTACAACATCTCCTTCCTGGTCCGCATGCAGAGCCACTACTCCAAGCGGATCTACAAACTCCTCAAACAATACCACCCATTGAGTAAACGCAGAATTAGCATTCAGCAGCTCAAGCAGATTTTGCAAATCGAGCCGGAGGAGTACAGCCGCTACTTCGACTTCAAGCGCAGGGTAATCCTCAAGGCCCAAGAAGACCTGGCCGAGTACACAGACCTGAAGTTTGAGTTTGAGGAGGAGCGAAAGGGCCGAAAGGTGCAGGCCATTTTGTTCACAATTGCTACCAACGAGAAAAACGAAATTGAGAGTAGCCCCGCCCCCAAAAGCAAATCTCCCAAAAAATTGCAAGCAGCCCCCAGCCAAGGCAAGCTCTCGGCCGAGGCCAAAAAACTTTTTGAGCAAGTGGAGCATTGGGGCCTCTCGCAGCAGGATTTTGAAAAATACCTCAAGCAGAAAACTCAAGAGGAATTTCAAACCTGCATCGACCTGACCCTGCAAAACGAAAAAGTCAAAAATCGGGTGGCCTACTTAGTGAGTTTACTTAAAAAAGAAAATTTAAAGGCCGTAAAAAAGTTGGATAGTTCTGGCAAGCCGAAGGTGCTCAAAAATTCCTTCCACGAGGAATTCAAAAAGTTGGAGAAGGAGCACCAGCAGCAGGTGAGCCAATGCCGAGCGCATTACCACCGGCTGGCCCAGGCCGAGATTCAGCGCCAGCTCCAAGATGGCCCAAGCATCGAGCGCTTCATCAGCCAGTTTAGAGCCCAGAACTCCTGGATGCCGCTCAACCTGCAGGCCTTCCGCCAAGAGTTTGCCGAGAGCCGAATGTTTCAGGGCCGGGTCTACAACCTCTTCCGGCTGGTGCTGCCCAAATTGCCCGAACTGGAGCAGAAACGAGAATTGAAAATCAAAACGATGGAAAAAGAATTCTGGGCTTTGGTTCGCAAGCTGAGGAACGCCTAG